One region of Patescibacteria group bacterium genomic DNA includes:
- a CDS encoding M15 family metallopeptidase — protein MSKIIDSAMTIEESLAGQMPDEVRHSQALLTIDYISFDKRTHTGQLVINKKVQQEVLEIFKQLYEIRFPIEKMLPIVAYNWIDENSMAANNTSAFNYRLIYGTNKPSNHSYGLAIDINPATNPYVAIDGTVFPPGATYDPGATGAIVADGHVVKLFKKYGWDWGGTWQQKDWQHFQKTDFI, from the coding sequence ATGAGCAAAATTATTGATAGCGCAATGACAATAGAAGAATCCTTGGCTGGACAAATGCCCGACGAAGTTCGTCATAGCCAAGCTCTTTTGACTATCGACTACATTTCTTTTGACAAAAGAACACATACAGGACAACTAGTTATAAATAAAAAGGTGCAACAAGAAGTACTGGAGATTTTCAAGCAACTTTATGAGATACGCTTCCCAATTGAAAAAATGCTTCCGATTGTCGCCTACAACTGGATTGACGAGAACAGCATGGCTGCGAATAACACTTCAGCATTTAACTACCGCTTGATCTACGGCACAAATAAGCCGTCTAATCACTCATACGGCCTTGCTATAGATATCAACCCGGCAACAAACCCTTACGTCGCGATTGATGGAACAGTCTTTCCTCCAGGGGCGACATATGACCCCGGTGCGACAGGAGCAATAGTAGCGGACGGCCATGTGGTTAAGCTTTTTAAGAAATATGGATGGGACTGGGGCGGAACATGGCAACAAAAAGACTGGCAGCATTTTCAAAAAACCGATTTTATATAG
- the recO gene encoding DNA repair protein RecO: MSAYLRTRAVVLRHEQPRNADVRILFLSAAHGKVDAVARGLHLQKSKLAASLQPFTVIEASFVQGRQRRIVTGSIPERLQVIIRQDPARAFSAGLIVRLADLMLPIEQPDAATFELTVDALEALDRPKVSPQGLNILPYAYAWKLFSRVGYLPDLATCRVCGQAFATQSLFLDARGGGVIHQTCAANGFIAMPINASIIRALLLLTQAPLAEAVRARMSTSLQDAIMLVTRSLMEERYDVPMHGSFWTTLSFVRQPVHET, from the coding sequence ATGAGCGCGTACTTGCGAACCCGTGCCGTCGTTCTGCGGCATGAGCAACCCAGAAACGCTGATGTTCGAATTCTGTTTCTGTCCGCCGCGCACGGTAAGGTAGATGCGGTTGCCCGTGGATTGCACTTACAAAAAAGTAAGCTGGCGGCGTCGCTGCAACCGTTTACGGTTATCGAAGCGTCATTTGTGCAAGGCCGGCAGCGGCGAATAGTAACTGGTTCGATCCCGGAACGACTGCAGGTGATTATTCGACAAGATCCAGCTCGGGCATTTTCGGCCGGACTCATCGTTCGTTTAGCGGATTTGATGTTGCCGATAGAGCAACCTGATGCTGCTACTTTTGAGCTAACGGTCGATGCGCTCGAGGCGCTTGATCGTCCCAAGGTCTCACCACAAGGTTTAAATATCCTGCCCTATGCCTATGCCTGGAAATTATTCAGTCGGGTAGGGTATTTACCTGATCTTGCTACTTGTCGGGTGTGTGGCCAAGCATTCGCTACGCAATCGTTGTTCCTTGATGCTCGTGGTGGCGGCGTTATACACCAGACGTGCGCAGCCAATGGGTTTATCGCTATGCCGATAAACGCCAGTATTATTCGGGCGCTTCTGCTACTCACGCAAGCGCCATTAGCTGAAGCCGTTCGAGCGCGTATGAGTACATCATTGCAAGACGCGATTATGCTGGTAACGAGAAGTCTCATGGAAGAGCGGTATGACGTGCCTATGCATGGCTCATTTTGGACTACGCTTTCGTTTGTCCGCCAGCCTGTCCACGAGACCTAA
- a CDS encoding NUDIX domain-containing protein has protein sequence MRTRKELERYVTSVGKDIKDCRIAVGSLIFDKENKVILLERGDSSRDSAGKFEGVGGGVDAAEENLHEALQREIHEEIGEVQVDIKELLTVMILPGSTGGTWVVPIYLCRLKSGEPIVMEPDKIVKIHHFKLGDIPYNKLSAYQKSTMDAYREKYGQEVFDVLSS, from the coding sequence ATGAGAACTAGAAAAGAATTAGAGAGGTATGTTACTTCAGTCGGAAAGGATATTAAGGATTGTAGAATAGCTGTCGGTTCACTCATTTTTGACAAGGAAAATAAAGTCATACTACTTGAACGTGGAGATAGTTCACGCGATAGTGCTGGTAAGTTTGAAGGTGTAGGCGGGGGTGTTGACGCCGCCGAAGAAAATTTGCACGAAGCGCTACAACGAGAGATACATGAGGAAATCGGTGAAGTTCAGGTTGATATAAAAGAGTTACTCACCGTAATGATTCTACCAGGCTCGACGGGCGGTACGTGGGTTGTTCCAATTTATTTATGTAGATTAAAAAGCGGGGAGCCAATAGTTATGGAGCCTGATAAGATAGTTAAAATACATCATTTCAAGCTGGGGGACATACCCTACAATAAGCTGAGCGCGTATCAGAAAAGTACGATGGATGCTTATCGTGAGAAGTACGGCCAAGAAGTATTTGACGTTCTTTCGAGTTGA
- the rpmG gene encoding 50S ribosomal protein L33: protein MSQDNLIKLECTVCKRVNYHTFKNKKKIKERLEIKKHCEWCKKHTLHKETK from the coding sequence ATGTCCCAGGATAACCTGATAAAATTGGAGTGCACGGTTTGCAAGCGTGTTAACTACCATACTTTTAAGAATAAGAAGAAGATTAAGGAGCGTCTTGAGATCAAGAAGCACTGCGAATGGTGCAAGAAGCACACGTTGCATAAGGAAACGAAGTAA
- the aspS gene encoding aspartate--tRNA ligase: protein MLRTHTVAELITLPAGTTVTVAGWVHRRRDHGPILFVDLRNRTDVVQVVVRLKDFSAEVQEQIKDGLRSESVVAITGTVTARRPGTENAELLTGNIELVATTVTVLNRSETPPFVIDDPALVAGEEVRLTYRYLDLRRQKPLSNMLLRNSVIQAMRQYLLERDFIEIETPVLSKSTPEGARDYLVPDRRRPGQFYALPQSPQQYKQLLMVAGLERYFQIVRCFRDEDTRGDRQPEFTQLDIEMSFVEQEDLLQLIEALYIHLVKTCTPEKKIQEIPFPRLTYKEAMEKYGNDKPDLRKDKDDPTVLAFCFILDFPMFERKDDGTLGAVHHPFTKPRVANAEALRAAEPTSILADQYDFVLNGYEIGGGSIRTHDPELLAAVFEVLGHPPEDVERQFGHLLRAFRYGVPPHGGIAPGIDRFIMLLANEPNIREVIAFPKTGDGRDLMMDAPSLVSDEQMKELHLSVRK from the coding sequence ATGCTGAGAACACATACTGTTGCCGAACTTATTACTTTGCCAGCTGGAACAACCGTAACGGTGGCTGGTTGGGTACATCGTCGACGCGATCATGGCCCCATTCTTTTCGTAGACCTACGCAATCGAACGGATGTTGTTCAAGTCGTTGTTCGGTTGAAAGATTTTAGTGCTGAAGTACAAGAACAAATTAAGGACGGGCTCCGATCAGAATCAGTTGTGGCAATCACTGGTACCGTCACCGCTCGTCGACCAGGAACGGAAAATGCTGAGCTCTTAACGGGTAACATTGAACTTGTCGCAACCACAGTGACGGTCCTCAATCGTTCCGAGACGCCACCATTTGTCATTGACGACCCGGCGCTCGTTGCAGGTGAAGAAGTGCGCTTAACCTATCGGTATCTTGATTTACGTCGTCAGAAGCCGCTTAGCAATATGCTACTTCGCAACAGTGTTATTCAAGCCATGCGACAGTATCTCTTAGAGCGAGATTTTATTGAAATAGAGACACCAGTCTTAAGCAAATCAACGCCAGAAGGAGCGCGAGATTATTTGGTGCCAGACCGTCGTCGGCCGGGTCAATTTTACGCCCTACCACAGTCGCCACAGCAGTATAAGCAGCTCTTGATGGTGGCCGGTCTGGAACGCTATTTCCAAATAGTGCGTTGTTTCCGTGATGAAGATACGCGAGGCGATAGGCAGCCAGAATTCACGCAATTAGATATTGAGATGAGTTTTGTTGAGCAGGAAGACTTGTTGCAGCTCATTGAGGCGCTCTACATTCATTTGGTAAAAACGTGCACACCAGAAAAAAAGATTCAAGAAATTCCGTTTCCTCGGCTCACCTACAAAGAGGCCATGGAAAAATATGGAAACGACAAACCAGATTTGCGAAAAGATAAAGATGATCCAACTGTTTTGGCGTTCTGTTTTATTCTGGATTTTCCAATGTTTGAACGCAAAGACGATGGAACACTGGGCGCCGTGCATCACCCGTTCACGAAGCCGCGGGTGGCGAACGCCGAAGCATTGCGAGCTGCTGAGCCAACATCCATTCTGGCCGATCAGTACGACTTCGTGTTGAACGGCTATGAGATCGGTGGCGGAAGCATTCGAACGCACGACCCTGAGTTGCTCGCCGCTGTGTTTGAAGTCTTAGGGCATCCACCAGAGGATGTTGAGCGACAGTTTGGGCATCTCCTGCGGGCCTTCCGCTATGGCGTTCCGCCACACGGCGGTATTGCGCCAGGTATAGACCGATTCATAATGCTCTTGGCAAATGAACCAAACATTCGTGAAGTCATCGCGTTTCCAAAAACGGGTGATGGACGAGACCTCATGATGGATGCACCAAGTCTTGTTTCAGATGAACAGATGAAGGAACTGCATCTTTCCGTTCGGAAGTAG
- a CDS encoding segregation/condensation protein A, whose amino-acid sequence MMYSVTLERFEGPLDLLLKLIEKEELLVTDISLAKVTEQYLAYIDNTPTLRADDLADFLVIAARLLLIKSRVLLPHLFMADEEAVTDTLTEELARYRLYVSAGTLLYRQYRANQVCFVRERMARVTVASFSPASNAGLEYLEQAYVGILAEIGRLVRPKPELITRTISLQERITVLRTLFSNANSVDFRQALANTKTRTEVIVTFLALLELVKQRHVVVAQEEGTDIIRITRYDNSTT is encoded by the coding sequence ATGATGTATTCGGTAACGTTAGAACGGTTTGAAGGACCGTTAGATTTGCTTTTGAAGCTCATCGAGAAAGAAGAGCTACTCGTTACCGATATCTCGCTCGCCAAAGTTACTGAGCAGTATTTAGCCTACATTGATAACACGCCGACGCTGCGGGCTGATGATCTGGCCGATTTTTTGGTAATTGCCGCACGACTACTGCTCATTAAATCTCGTGTACTTTTGCCACACCTTTTCATGGCTGATGAAGAGGCCGTGACTGATACGCTAACAGAAGAGCTAGCGCGGTATCGACTGTATGTCTCCGCCGGGACCTTGTTGTATCGACAGTATCGGGCGAACCAAGTCTGCTTTGTGCGTGAGCGCATGGCCAGAGTGACTGTGGCGAGCTTCAGCCCCGCGTCTAACGCTGGTTTAGAGTACCTGGAGCAAGCATACGTAGGGATTCTCGCCGAAATTGGTAGGTTGGTGCGTCCGAAGCCGGAGCTCATAACACGAACAATCAGTCTTCAAGAGCGGATTACCGTATTGCGTACGCTGTTTTCAAACGCAAATAGTGTAGACTTTAGACAGGCGCTGGCGAATACAAAAACAAGAACCGAAGTCATTGTTACCTTTCTGGCCCTTCTCGAATTAGTGAAGCAGCGACACGTTGTCGTTGCACAAGAAGAGGGGACTGATATTATTCGTATAACTCGCTATGACAACAGCACCACTTAA
- a CDS encoding GNAT family N-acetyltransferase — translation MRDDEQPVCPNCGWPLHIGQHGPHPEDAPREPTHPLPEDLAHRFVNGTIFNDAEVVAEGEHGDIYRGFIREEPNIGIQAAKLRIDFQKSSSSNADTPKQVRFEYVQPDKVDSESDVLVAEMHIAPWGKNKFVLQHRYVQPEFQGKLGLGTKLLQQVESWLAQVASEKKEDVILEVDTGQKGVISWVEKNGFSVDPDQVKELQEVVDHPDRYALEDVPDVDGLTKPEFIFRNDTPGRTVIDAVRFTFSKKISG, via the coding sequence ATGCGCGATGATGAACAGCCGGTATGTCCCAACTGTGGTTGGCCACTCCACATAGGCCAGCATGGGCCCCATCCTGAAGATGCTCCGAGAGAACCAACTCATCCATTGCCGGAGGATTTGGCTCATCGGTTTGTGAACGGCACTATTTTTAATGATGCTGAAGTAGTAGCTGAAGGAGAACATGGTGATATCTATCGAGGCTTTATTCGGGAGGAGCCGAATATTGGTATTCAAGCGGCGAAACTTCGGATAGATTTTCAGAAATCTAGTTCTTCAAATGCTGACACTCCAAAACAGGTACGCTTTGAATACGTACAGCCGGATAAAGTTGATTCAGAAAGTGATGTATTAGTGGCAGAAATGCATATCGCTCCATGGGGTAAAAATAAATTTGTTTTACAGCACCGTTACGTTCAACCTGAGTTTCAAGGTAAACTTGGTCTTGGGACTAAACTTTTGCAGCAGGTAGAAAGTTGGTTAGCGCAAGTGGCGAGTGAAAAGAAAGAGGATGTGATTCTCGAAGTAGATACAGGCCAGAAGGGAGTGATTTCTTGGGTCGAGAAAAATGGTTTTTCTGTTGATCCTGATCAAGTCAAAGAATTGCAGGAGGTTGTGGATCATCCTGACCGATATGCGCTCGAAGACGTTCCTGATGTTGACGGATTGACTAAACCCGAATTCATTTTTAGAAATGATACCCCGGGCAGAACCGTTATTGACGCAGTTCGTTTTACTTTTAGTAAGAAGATTTCTGGTTGA
- the scpB gene encoding SMC-Scp complex subunit ScpB produces the protein MTTAPLKSQLEAILFVATRPLSIDKLAGIVHAEAAAVETALGELAAEYDERVVHAGGVQLLRHAGEVQLVTSSAVSDVVREFLKAETTGELTKPAVETLSIIAYRGPVTKSDLEKIRGVNCTLILRNLMMRGLVIVEEDKKKMLLYYTVSSDFIRHLGLTSIQQLPQYETLHRPEVVDQLLAERTDEIRTTVTE, from the coding sequence ATGACAACAGCACCACTTAAATCACAACTCGAGGCAATATTGTTCGTGGCCACTCGGCCGCTTTCAATTGATAAGTTGGCTGGTATCGTACATGCTGAAGCGGCAGCCGTTGAAACAGCGCTCGGCGAATTGGCGGCAGAGTACGACGAACGGGTGGTGCACGCTGGTGGCGTCCAGCTGCTGCGACACGCTGGTGAAGTGCAGTTGGTCACCAGCAGTGCCGTGAGTGACGTCGTAAGAGAATTTTTAAAAGCGGAAACCACTGGCGAGCTAACGAAGCCGGCCGTGGAAACCTTGTCTATCATTGCCTACCGTGGGCCAGTAACGAAAAGTGATTTAGAAAAAATAAGAGGGGTAAATTGTACGTTGATATTGCGCAACCTCATGATGCGCGGACTAGTTATCGTTGAGGAGGATAAAAAGAAAATGCTGCTCTACTACACAGTGTCGAGTGATTTCATTCGACATTTAGGTTTAACGTCAATTCAGCAACTGCCACAGTACGAAACGCTCCATCGTCCTGAGGTTGTCGATCAGCTTTTAGCTGAGCGGACCGATGAAATACGAACCACTGTCACTGAGTGA
- a CDS encoding tetratricopeptide repeat protein has product MLYDVLPILVLFGAIVGFVITVGRRWSDIRLMKIEHLPEVITATKKRQLLLRGLQRRLRERTGHLWQRTAALRAETGERLGDFYERLLELDRRYRHANPSSAADVSTTDIASLLAVAKNAEQTGNKEEAERTYLDIITHDHRNTEAYRGLGRIYWNAGNREEAAQSFEYALRLDPRDAETYALLAAVSVELGALARGCSAYEQAVSFEPDHVPYRIGLGDTLVSMEDFPSAIATFEAAVALEPSNPRCLDRLIDVCILGGNKRLATSTLRHLATVNPDNNKLQEFEDRIKAMPRKRRTTEPSS; this is encoded by the coding sequence ATGCTGTACGACGTTTTACCCATCCTCGTTCTCTTCGGTGCTATTGTTGGTTTTGTGATAACGGTTGGCAGACGGTGGTCGGATATACGCTTAATGAAGATTGAACATCTTCCTGAAGTTATTACAGCTACGAAGAAGCGACAGTTATTGCTTCGTGGTTTGCAACGTCGTTTACGCGAGCGAACAGGGCACCTTTGGCAGCGCACTGCGGCGCTTCGCGCTGAAACGGGGGAACGTCTTGGTGACTTCTATGAACGGCTTCTCGAATTAGATCGCCGGTATCGACATGCGAATCCTTCATCCGCCGCAGATGTCTCAACGACCGATATTGCCTCGCTTTTAGCTGTTGCAAAGAACGCCGAACAGACAGGTAACAAAGAAGAAGCGGAACGCACGTACCTCGATATCATTACGCATGACCATCGCAACACGGAAGCCTACCGAGGTCTTGGCCGTATTTACTGGAACGCCGGAAACCGCGAAGAAGCTGCGCAGTCGTTCGAATATGCGCTGCGGCTTGATCCACGTGACGCCGAAACGTATGCATTGCTCGCCGCAGTGAGCGTGGAGCTAGGTGCCTTGGCGCGAGGTTGTAGTGCCTATGAGCAAGCCGTCTCCTTTGAGCCCGATCATGTGCCGTATCGTATTGGTCTCGGTGACACGCTTGTCAGTATGGAAGACTTCCCAAGTGCCATTGCAACATTTGAAGCGGCGGTGGCGTTGGAGCCGTCAAATCCTCGTTGCCTTGACCGACTCATCGATGTTTGTATACTTGGGGGTAATAAGCGGCTTGCGACTAGCACTTTACGGCACTTAGCCACGGTTAATCCTGACAATAATAAGCTTCAGGAGTTCGAGGATCGTATAAAAGCGATGCCTCGAAAACGCCGGACGACTGAGCCGTCGAGCTAG
- a CDS encoding serine hydrolase, protein MKYEPLSLSDSRVALVVALVVLAVLANALLFVGSFPGVRVSAATTATLPVQRDVYRPTVPGALLSEVTAMNVYMSSEGSSPLPLMKYHADDPVPLASLTKLMTALIALTYNPAWDESVTILAEDRRPGARQRLHPGDTVTVADLWKLLLIASDNDAAAALARSLAGSESAFVNAMNALANSWSLSAVTFADASGLSDGNRASARDFAVIARKAFSEERIVTAASVTDSTVFIGGEAERIFNTDQVLQDNAETATYGWTLTAGKTGHTEEAGYNIALLAGNETGEAALMVLLGGKTATDRAEDVLRLVPWALTTTKNLPTGERHDERLLY, encoded by the coding sequence ATGAAATACGAACCACTGTCACTGAGTGATTCTCGGGTGGCGCTCGTTGTCGCGCTGGTGGTGCTTGCCGTGCTAGCGAATGCGTTGCTTTTCGTTGGCTCTTTTCCTGGTGTCCGTGTGTCTGCGGCTACAACAGCAACGTTACCAGTACAGCGAGACGTATACCGACCGACTGTGCCGGGAGCGCTACTGTCCGAGGTAACAGCCATGAACGTCTATATGAGTAGTGAAGGGTCGTCACCCTTGCCGCTCATGAAATATCATGCCGATGACCCGGTACCGTTGGCCAGTCTTACAAAGCTCATGACCGCGCTTATTGCCTTGACGTATAATCCGGCCTGGGACGAGTCGGTTACCATTCTGGCAGAAGATAGGCGACCGGGTGCGCGGCAACGCTTGCATCCTGGTGACACGGTTACTGTGGCAGATCTTTGGAAGTTATTACTCATCGCCTCAGACAATGATGCCGCTGCGGCGCTTGCACGAAGCTTGGCTGGGAGCGAGAGCGCGTTTGTTAATGCCATGAACGCTTTGGCGAACTCGTGGTCATTGTCAGCCGTTACGTTTGCTGATGCCAGTGGCCTGAGTGATGGGAATCGAGCATCAGCCCGAGACTTTGCGGTAATTGCTCGCAAGGCTTTTTCGGAAGAGCGCATCGTTACCGCAGCAAGTGTGACCGACAGCACAGTGTTTATCGGTGGTGAAGCTGAACGCATTTTTAATACCGATCAAGTACTGCAAGATAATGCAGAAACAGCCACCTACGGCTGGACGCTCACGGCGGGCAAAACAGGGCACACTGAGGAAGCTGGTTATAACATAGCGCTATTAGCTGGAAATGAAACAGGGGAAGCGGCGCTCATGGTTTTACTTGGCGGAAAAACAGCAACAGATCGTGCCGAGGACGTACTCCGTTTAGTACCCTGGGCACTTACCACGACAAAAAATTTGCCAACTGGTGAACGACACGATGAACGTCTGCTATACTAA
- a CDS encoding triose-phosphate isomerase yields MKMPIVVANWKMYLNVPESVALAQKLVRAPRLPVTVVVCPSAISISAVADILRGSATSLGAQLVNTAVRGAHTGGVSAADYASLGATYAIVGHSEVRRREGTDVHALREQCLTALANGLTPILCIGETLEQHNEASSILREQYTQVVGSGLPGSFLVAYEPLWAISATSGAHPLLIEDVAESSALLRSFIDDAVPVLYGGSVDQTNAAGFIGAHGFDGVLVGAASTEAVSFQNIIAQVAR; encoded by the coding sequence ATGAAGATGCCGATAGTTGTCGCCAATTGGAAAATGTATTTGAACGTACCTGAAAGTGTTGCCTTGGCTCAGAAACTGGTGCGGGCACCGCGTCTGCCTGTTACGGTCGTCGTTTGCCCGAGCGCTATAAGTATCTCAGCCGTGGCTGATATTCTGCGGGGTAGCGCTACCAGCCTTGGTGCGCAGTTGGTTAACACAGCGGTACGCGGTGCGCATACGGGGGGTGTATCGGCGGCAGATTATGCTTCTCTTGGTGCCACCTATGCCATTGTTGGCCATTCAGAGGTACGTCGACGAGAGGGAACTGATGTGCATGCTTTGCGTGAGCAGTGCCTAACAGCACTCGCCAATGGCTTGACGCCCATACTATGCATTGGGGAGACGCTGGAGCAGCACAATGAAGCAAGCTCGATACTGCGTGAACAATATACACAAGTAGTTGGTTCAGGACTCCCTGGTTCTTTTTTGGTTGCGTATGAGCCACTATGGGCAATCAGCGCCACGTCCGGCGCGCATCCGCTGTTAATTGAAGACGTTGCCGAGTCTAGTGCACTGCTTCGGTCGTTTATTGATGACGCGGTGCCTGTTTTGTATGGCGGCAGCGTGGACCAAACAAATGCGGCAGGGTTCATCGGCGCACATGGTTTTGATGGTGTACTCGTTGGTGCGGCGAGTACCGAGGCGGTTTCATTTCAAAATATTATTGCTCAAGTAGCTCGTTAA
- a CDS encoding PEP-utilizing enzyme codes for MKIADINKYSWIKNWGGNWSFLTCFYFANYYTGEMWKQMGKGIKKAVIISNNGYGFCYFDPSDRELYGKYIGLKIGKNKAAALKFSNELKNQADTLIEYTHKLRKMKTVSSVEYYDFLRKFLAYSGPHMSIRPTVDYLPEKQVRLVLPIFEKTRLYVEDVYFATEVFMRHWAEQLSERMRVNPKFILSCTPSEIKNYWLHQKLPPTKILKARFVSSGIIFDRLENKVFVGRTVERIEKLLQGRPDKKEIKGQTAYGGLVKGNARIIFNPTVHSARVFQKGDILITGMTRPEFLPLMRKAGAVVTDAGGILSHAAITAREMKIPTVIGTTVATKIFKDGDMVEVDATHGVVRILKSQ; via the coding sequence ATGAAAATTGCAGATATCAATAAGTATAGTTGGATAAAAAATTGGGGTGGAAACTGGAGTTTCCTGACGTGTTTTTACTTTGCCAATTACTATACAGGTGAAATGTGGAAGCAGATGGGTAAGGGTATAAAAAAAGCCGTCATCATTTCGAATAATGGATATGGTTTTTGTTATTTCGATCCTAGTGATCGAGAATTATATGGAAAATACATAGGACTAAAAATAGGTAAGAATAAAGCGGCAGCTTTGAAATTTAGTAATGAACTAAAAAATCAAGCCGACACCTTGATTGAATATACTCACAAGTTAAGGAAGATGAAGACCGTTTCCTCAGTAGAGTATTATGATTTTCTGAGAAAATTTCTAGCATATTCTGGCCCGCACATGAGCATTCGGCCTACAGTTGATTATCTGCCAGAAAAACAGGTGAGACTGGTTCTGCCAATTTTCGAAAAAACTAGATTGTACGTAGAGGATGTTTATTTTGCGACAGAAGTGTTTATGCGTCATTGGGCCGAACAATTATCTGAACGAATGCGAGTCAATCCAAAATTCATACTCTCTTGCACGCCGTCCGAAATTAAGAATTATTGGCTTCATCAAAAGCTACCACCAACAAAGATTTTAAAAGCGCGATTTGTATCAAGCGGTATTATTTTTGATCGATTAGAAAACAAGGTTTTTGTTGGCCGCACCGTGGAAAGAATTGAAAAACTTCTTCAAGGCAGGCCGGACAAAAAAGAAATTAAGGGCCAAACAGCCTACGGAGGATTGGTTAAAGGTAACGCAAGAATCATTTTTAATCCTACGGTTCATAGCGCGCGAGTTTTTCAGAAGGGCGATATATTAATTACTGGAATGACAAGGCCAGAATTTTTACCTTTGATGCGAAAAGCTGGTGCAGTTGTTACAGATGCTGGAGGTATTTTAAGTCACGCTGCAATTACAGCCCGTGAAATGAAAATACCGACCGTCATAGGCACTACTGTTGCGACCAAAATTTTCAAAGATGGTGATATGGTTGAAGTTGATGCCACCCACGGAGTAGTAAGAATACTAAAATCACAGTAG
- a CDS encoding PEP-utilizing enzyme yields MKFDNFEIYERIYSSHWFLTSYNGIGFIFDFPKIGGGNFLKKVIYVMENQMCRYIFNHKEFELAANYTADKLINNNKWRKEVYEKIDYFTKQYFDAGENLRDSNLSLLSNKELIKRIRRIIVFQHYHQVYSVLANGVVLDGRNHMSNKIRDELRNNLNFPPKFENYWSTLTQITRMSLRQKKDYEISLLAKKVGILTQKQIESKLKKLHKEYCWLDYNNMGPATSFDAFRQQLKMAKRSDKDLNVPKRLAVLKKKQRQLMSTLKFNRRSRFLIALAQQVIWQKGYRKDVQYHGFYCYEPLLQELVRRKKVSDWQTLSFLFPWELEGYIKSNKPTTAELEQRRKLSVFMVTRAGHSIMVGKKAKMTVKKFGSLENFTSVTEVRGQVAYTGLVRGKVKIIQTPSDMVKMNKGDVLMSQATSPDLLPAMKKAGAIVTNTGGLICHAAITSRELKIPCVVGTAKATLVFKDGDLVEVDATSGVVKIVKSE; encoded by the coding sequence ATGAAGTTTGATAATTTTGAAATTTACGAAAGAATTTATAGTAGCCATTGGTTTCTGACTTCCTACAATGGAATCGGATTTATTTTTGATTTCCCAAAAATCGGCGGTGGCAATTTTCTAAAGAAAGTCATTTATGTGATGGAAAATCAGATGTGTCGCTATATATTTAATCATAAGGAGTTTGAGCTGGCTGCCAACTATACTGCCGATAAATTAATCAATAATAACAAATGGAGAAAAGAAGTTTACGAAAAAATTGATTATTTTACAAAACAGTATTTTGATGCAGGAGAAAATTTAAGAGATTCAAATTTATCTTTGCTCTCTAACAAAGAGCTAATTAAACGCATTCGACGAATAATTGTTTTTCAGCATTACCATCAAGTCTACAGTGTTTTGGCCAATGGAGTAGTTTTAGATGGCCGCAATCATATGTCGAATAAAATTCGAGATGAATTACGAAATAATTTAAACTTCCCTCCGAAGTTTGAGAATTATTGGAGCACATTAACTCAAATTACGAGGATGAGTCTTCGGCAGAAAAAAGATTATGAAATTTCTCTTTTAGCAAAAAAGGTTGGAATACTAACTCAGAAACAAATTGAATCAAAATTAAAAAAGCTGCATAAAGAGTATTGTTGGCTCGACTATAATAATATGGGACCGGCAACGTCGTTTGATGCGTTTCGACAGCAACTTAAAATGGCAAAGCGGAGCGATAAGGACTTGAATGTACCGAAGCGTTTGGCAGTTTTGAAGAAAAAACAAAGACAATTGATGTCTACATTGAAATTTAACCGAAGGTCTAGATTTTTGATTGCATTAGCCCAACAGGTGATTTGGCAGAAAGGGTATCGAAAGGATGTTCAGTATCATGGATTTTATTGCTATGAGCCCTTGTTGCAAGAGCTCGTAAGAAGAAAAAAAGTTTCTGATTGGCAAACATTGAGTTTCCTATTCCCTTGGGAACTTGAGGGTTATATAAAATCAAATAAACCGACCACTGCTGAATTGGAACAAAGGCGCAAGCTTTCAGTCTTTATGGTGACAAGAGCGGGACATTCAATCATGGTAGGAAAAAAAGCAAAGATGACTGTAAAAAAATTTGGATCACTTGAAAATTTTACAAGTGTAACCGAAGTAAGGGGTCAAGTTGCGTATACAGGATTAGTTCGCGGTAAGGTTAAAATCATTCAAACTCCGTCAGACATGGTCAAAATGAACAAAGGGGATGTTCTCATGTCCCAGGCAACCAGTCCTGATTTACTGCCCGCAATGAAAAAAGCTGGTGCAATTGTTACGAATACCGGTGGTTTAATTTGCCATGCTGCAATAACTTCTCGCGAATTAAAGATTCCTTGTGTAGTTGGCACAGCAAAAGCAACCTTAGTCTTTAAAGACGGAGATTTGGTAGAGGTTGATGCAACTAGCGGAGTCGTAAAAATAGTAAAATCAGAATAG